Proteins encoded within one genomic window of Setaria italica strain Yugu1 chromosome IV, Setaria_italica_v2.0, whole genome shotgun sequence:
- the LOC101776894 gene encoding transcription elongation factor 1 homolog, with amino-acid sequence MGKRKLKTSKSMAAPRKLLKLDTLFTCPFRGYPDAVGCHIDLKDRIAKASDYMGSSRAARDLDLPLRICSESYFTSAHVLTAAVDVYCEWIDACKLANEGVIDRRCRPRLVEA; translated from the exons ATGGGGAAGAGGAAGTTGAAGACCTCCAAGTCGATGGCAGCGCCCAGGAAGCTGCTGAAGCTGGACACGCTGTTCACCTGCCCGTTCCGTGGCTACCCCGACGCCGTCGGGTGCCACATTGACCTCAAGGACAGGATCGCCAAGGCATC ggactATATGGGCTCGTCCCGGGCAGCCCGGGACCTAGATCTGCCCCTGCGCATCTGCAGCGAGAGCTACTTCACCAGCGCCCACGTGCTCACGGCGGCCGTCGACGTCTACTGCGAGTGGATCGACGCCTGCAAGCTCGCCAACGAGGGCGTCATCGACCGCCGGTGCCGGCCGCGCCTGGTTGAAGCCTGA